From the Streptomyces pluripotens genome, one window contains:
- a CDS encoding DUF5819 family protein: MDAYDEDSGAPQGPDGPAGARLLEGPPAEAPDGEEGGGGSHGVLEADRPAEADVGAPGTPAVGVPDAGAVGLPSQGRPGTGVSGTSAVPSSLPPEVSDPSASSRGGVAALSLRYRVGAAMALAVVAVIACVHLLMVFLSLAPANTVTKQHGKAIDEWVYPEFEQNWKLFAPNPLQQNIAVQVRAEVRTKDGGLRSTGWIDLSAQDGAAIDGNPVPSHTQQNELRRAWDFFVATHSADNRPVGMRGSLSEQYVRRIVVMRLYRNDPTSKEGVIQRVQVRSRTTNVQPPKWSGEQVSDKPVYRLLPWWSVTADDAAGDVR; this comes from the coding sequence ATGGACGCGTACGACGAGGACTCGGGGGCCCCGCAGGGCCCGGACGGGCCGGCCGGGGCGCGTCTCCTGGAGGGTCCCCCGGCGGAAGCCCCGGACGGCGAGGAGGGCGGCGGCGGTAGCCATGGTGTTCTGGAGGCGGACCGGCCGGCCGAGGCGGACGTCGGTGCCCCAGGGACGCCTGCTGTGGGCGTGCCGGACGCGGGCGCTGTTGGACTTCCGTCGCAGGGGCGCCCCGGCACAGGAGTTTCCGGAACGTCTGCGGTTCCTTCTTCGCTCCCACCGGAGGTCTCGGACCCGTCGGCCTCCTCCCGTGGCGGAGTCGCCGCCCTCTCCCTCCGTTATCGGGTCGGCGCGGCGATGGCGCTTGCCGTGGTCGCCGTCATCGCCTGTGTGCACCTGCTGATGGTGTTCCTCAGCCTCGCGCCCGCGAACACCGTGACCAAGCAGCACGGCAAGGCGATCGACGAGTGGGTGTACCCGGAGTTCGAGCAGAACTGGAAGCTGTTCGCCCCGAACCCGCTGCAGCAGAACATCGCCGTCCAGGTACGCGCGGAGGTGCGGACGAAGGACGGTGGCCTGCGCAGCACCGGCTGGATCGACCTCTCCGCCCAGGACGGCGCGGCCATCGACGGCAACCCGGTGCCGAGCCACACCCAGCAGAACGAGCTGCGCCGGGCCTGGGACTTCTTCGTTGCCACGCACAGCGCGGACAACCGCCCCGTGGGCATGCGCGGCAGCCTCTCCGAACAGTACGTGCGCCGGATCGTGGTAATGCGCCTGTACCGAAACGATCCGACCAGCAAGGAGGGCGTCATCCAGCGGGTGCAGGTCCGCTCCAGGACCACCAATGTGCAGCCACCGAAATGGAGCGGTGAGCAGGTGTCCGACAAGCCCGTCTACCGTCTGTTGCCCTGGTGGTCCGTGACGGCCGACGACGCGGCGGGAGACGTGCGGTGA
- a CDS encoding HTTM domain-containing protein: protein MNRLSLVFSRGIARATEAALGPYQSAVIRIGFAGTWLLFLLREYPHRRELYGPSGPWGWRLAQQLVADNHAFSALLWSDATAWFECFYLLAILASAALLLGWRTRTASVLFMVGVLSLQNRSVFVGDGGDNVLHLMSFYLVFTRCGQVWSLDARRAARAEAARMRGENVADRAGPVLWAVLGLALVTATLTGRLDNGWLIPALLWTVWVVLGLWWLVGRRAKSPEPRILLDVIANVLHNGALLVIMAEACLIYATAGWYKIQGSRWQDGTAVYYPLHLDYFTPWPGLADLMSASGTIMLVVAYGTVMVQVAFPFTLFNRRAKNVLLVLMMTEHAVIAVVLGLPFFSLAMITADAVFLPTSFLRRLGDLAARARGRIVRSGDPLVPPPRSPEESTAGRVGFTA, encoded by the coding sequence GTGAACCGTCTCTCCCTGGTCTTTTCGCGCGGGATCGCCCGTGCCACCGAGGCGGCCCTCGGGCCGTACCAGAGCGCCGTGATCCGCATCGGGTTCGCCGGGACCTGGCTGCTGTTCCTGCTGCGTGAGTATCCGCACCGCCGGGAACTGTACGGTCCCTCCGGTCCGTGGGGCTGGCGTCTTGCCCAACAGCTGGTCGCCGACAACCACGCCTTCTCGGCGCTGCTGTGGTCGGACGCAACAGCCTGGTTCGAGTGTTTCTACCTGCTGGCGATCCTGGCCAGCGCGGCGCTACTGCTCGGCTGGCGCACCCGGACCGCCTCAGTGCTCTTCATGGTGGGCGTGCTGTCGCTGCAGAACCGCAGTGTCTTCGTCGGCGACGGCGGTGACAACGTCCTGCATCTGATGTCCTTCTATCTGGTGTTCACACGGTGCGGTCAGGTGTGGTCCCTCGACGCGCGTCGGGCGGCCCGTGCCGAAGCGGCGCGCATGCGTGGAGAGAATGTTGCCGACCGGGCGGGACCGGTGCTGTGGGCGGTGCTCGGTCTGGCGCTCGTCACGGCGACGCTGACCGGCCGGCTCGACAACGGCTGGCTGATCCCGGCACTGCTGTGGACGGTATGGGTGGTGCTCGGCCTGTGGTGGCTGGTCGGGCGGCGGGCGAAATCTCCGGAGCCGCGGATCCTGCTGGACGTGATCGCCAACGTCCTGCACAACGGCGCCCTGCTCGTGATCATGGCGGAGGCCTGCCTGATCTATGCCACGGCGGGCTGGTACAAGATCCAGGGCTCCCGCTGGCAGGACGGCACAGCCGTCTACTACCCGCTCCACCTGGACTATTTCACGCCCTGGCCGGGCCTCGCCGACCTGATGTCCGCCAGCGGAACGATCATGCTGGTCGTGGCCTACGGTACGGTCATGGTGCAGGTCGCCTTCCCGTTCACCTTGTTCAACAGGCGGGCGAAGAACGTCCTGCTGGTGCTGATGATGACCGAGCACGCGGTGATCGCTGTCGTCCTCGGCCTGCCGTTCTTCTCCCTGGCCATGATCACAGCGGACGCGGTGTTCCTGCCGACGTCCTTTCTGCGGAGACTGGGCGATCTGGCCGCCCGCGCACGCGGGCGGATCGTCCGGTCCGGCGACCCGTTGGTGCCTCCGCCACGCTCCCCCGAGGAGAGCACTGCGGGCCGCGTAGGGTTCACGGCATGA
- the paaN gene encoding phenylacetic acid degradation protein PaaN: MAAELTAHELIAKHRPTLDQALEAIRTRAYWSPHPEHPKAYGEHGSLDAAAGKAAFDALLGTRLDLGQPGTDDWVGDEVSPYGIELEVTYPHADIEVLLPAMKAGQRAWRDAGPEVRAVVCVEILKRISDRTHEFAHAVMHTSGQAFMMAFQAGGPHAQDRGLEAVAYAYAEQVRTPGTAEWTKPQGKREPLALTKRFTPVPRGIGLVIGCNTFPTWNGYPGLFASLATGNAVLVKPHPRAVLPLALTVQVARGVLTEAGFDPNLVALAAERPDEGTAKTLATHPEIRIVDYTGSTSFGDWLEAHARQAQVYTEKAGVNTVIVHSTDDYRGMLSNLAFSLSLYSGQMCTTPQNLLIPRDGIRTDQGHKSFDEVTADLARAVDGLLGDDARANALLGAIVNPDVKARLEAAAGLGEVALASREISNPEFPGAVVRTPVIVKLDGAKPDDEAAYMSECFGPVSFAVALDSATDAVELLRHTVHEKGAMTVGAYTTDPEVERAIEEVCLEEAAQLSLNLTGGVYVNQTAAFSDFHGSGGNPAANAALCDGAFVASRFRVVEVRREA, translated from the coding sequence ATGGCCGCCGAACTGACCGCGCACGAGCTGATCGCGAAGCATCGGCCCACTCTTGACCAGGCCCTGGAAGCGATCCGCACACGCGCGTACTGGTCGCCGCACCCCGAACACCCCAAGGCGTACGGCGAGCACGGCAGCCTGGACGCGGCAGCGGGCAAGGCCGCCTTCGACGCCCTGCTGGGCACGCGCCTCGACCTCGGCCAGCCCGGCACGGACGACTGGGTGGGCGACGAGGTCTCGCCGTACGGCATCGAGCTCGAAGTCACCTACCCGCACGCCGACATCGAGGTGTTGCTGCCCGCGATGAAGGCCGGGCAGCGAGCCTGGCGGGACGCGGGCCCGGAGGTTCGCGCCGTCGTCTGCGTGGAGATCCTGAAGCGGATCAGCGACCGGACGCACGAATTCGCTCACGCGGTCATGCACACCAGCGGCCAGGCGTTCATGATGGCGTTCCAGGCCGGCGGCCCGCACGCTCAGGACCGCGGCCTGGAAGCGGTGGCGTACGCCTACGCGGAACAGGTCCGCACGCCCGGCACGGCGGAGTGGACCAAGCCGCAGGGCAAGCGTGAACCGCTGGCCCTCACCAAGCGGTTCACACCGGTCCCGCGCGGTATCGGCCTGGTCATCGGCTGCAACACCTTCCCGACGTGGAACGGCTATCCGGGACTGTTCGCCTCCCTGGCGACAGGCAACGCGGTCCTGGTCAAGCCGCACCCGCGCGCTGTGCTGCCGCTCGCGCTCACCGTGCAGGTCGCCCGGGGCGTGCTCACCGAGGCCGGCTTCGACCCGAATCTGGTGGCGCTGGCCGCCGAGCGCCCCGACGAGGGCACCGCCAAGACCCTCGCCACCCACCCCGAGATCAGGATCGTCGACTACACAGGGTCGACGTCCTTCGGCGACTGGTTGGAGGCCCACGCACGCCAGGCCCAGGTCTACACGGAAAAGGCCGGCGTCAACACGGTGATCGTGCACTCCACGGATGACTACCGGGGCATGCTGTCCAACCTGGCCTTCTCGCTGTCCCTGTACAGCGGCCAGATGTGCACCACCCCGCAGAACCTGCTCATCCCGCGGGACGGTATCCGTACCGACCAGGGCCACAAGAGCTTCGACGAGGTCACTGCCGACCTCGCCCGTGCGGTCGACGGTCTCCTCGGTGACGACGCGCGCGCCAACGCCCTGCTGGGCGCGATCGTCAACCCGGACGTCAAGGCCCGCCTGGAGGCAGCAGCCGGTCTCGGCGAGGTCGCCCTGGCCTCCCGCGAGATCAGCAACCCGGAGTTCCCGGGCGCAGTCGTCCGCACCCCCGTCATCGTCAAGCTGGACGGCGCCAAGCCGGATGACGAGGCCGCCTACATGAGCGAGTGCTTCGGCCCCGTCTCCTTCGCCGTAGCCCTCGACTCAGCGACCGACGCGGTGGAGCTGCTGCGCCACACGGTCCACGAGAAGGGCGCGATGACCGTCGGCGCCTACACCACCGACCCTGAGGTCGAGCGGGCCATCGAGGAGGTGTGCCTGGAGGAGGCTGCCCAGCTCTCGCTCAACCTGACCGGCGGGGTGTATGTGAACCAGACCGCTGCCTTCTCCGACTTCCACGGCTCGGGCGGCAACCCCGCGGCGAATGCGGCCCTGTGCGACGGAGCGTTCGTGGCCAGTCGCTTCCGGGTGGTAGAGGTGCGGCGGGAAGCCTAG
- a CDS encoding TrmH family RNA methyltransferase, whose product MTDPLIRWREYAGTAVLLDGFHALKHALRFGAAVPVAVTTDRRAVLALAEELASDVRGVLDTLLAEVSEEAYVSLVPRPHPTGVAALAVRPSREANLRSLARTPRTAPVLVLDNPRNLGNTGAVIRLAAGFGATGVVTTGTLDPWHPTVVRGGAGLHFATAVERLAVDELPVGPLFALDPEGEDIRGTKLPDNAVLAFGSERSGLSAELRARAGRLLRLPMRPQVSSYNLATSVAMTLYHWSASGGAPAS is encoded by the coding sequence ATGACCGACCCGCTGATCCGCTGGCGCGAGTACGCCGGTACCGCCGTGCTGCTCGACGGCTTCCACGCTCTCAAGCACGCACTGCGTTTCGGCGCCGCGGTGCCCGTGGCGGTCACCACCGACCGGCGGGCCGTGCTCGCCCTCGCCGAGGAATTGGCCTCAGACGTACGGGGGGTGCTGGACACACTGCTTGCCGAGGTGTCCGAGGAGGCCTACGTCTCCCTGGTCCCGCGCCCCCATCCAACGGGGGTGGCCGCGCTCGCTGTACGGCCGTCCCGTGAGGCCAACCTGCGCTCGCTCGCCCGTACGCCCCGCACGGCCCCCGTCCTGGTCCTGGACAACCCGCGCAACCTCGGCAACACCGGTGCCGTGATCCGGCTGGCCGCTGGTTTCGGGGCGACCGGGGTGGTCACCACGGGCACGCTCGACCCCTGGCATCCCACGGTGGTGCGCGGTGGCGCAGGACTGCACTTTGCGACCGCTGTGGAGCGGCTGGCCGTCGACGAGTTGCCGGTCGGGCCGCTGTTCGCCCTTGATCCGGAGGGTGAGGACATCCGGGGCACGAAGCTGCCCGACAACGCCGTGCTGGCGTTCGGGTCGGAGCGCAGCGGGCTGTCGGCCGAGCTGCGCGCGCGTGCCGGCCGTCTGCTCCGGCTGCCGATGCGCCCCCAGGTCTCCAGCTACAACCTGGCCACCAGCGTGGCGATGACGTTGTACCACTGGAGTGCCAGCGGGGGCGCACCCGCTTCCTAG